A stretch of Candidatus Omnitrophota bacterium DNA encodes these proteins:
- a CDS encoding DUF5659 domain-containing protein: MREQHFEAGNLYLATYLLFCGFTMKGLKGDGKLKKILFDHSPEITKACEDFYADSDARRLFDCYRRAKDYLFQNGV, encoded by the coding sequence ATGAGAGAACAGCATTTTGAGGCCGGGAATCTGTATCTGGCCACCTACCTGCTCTTTTGCGGCTTCACCATGAAGGGCCTTAAAGGCGATGGGAAGCTGAAAAAGATCCTTTTCGACCATTCCCCTGAGATTACCAAGGCTTGCGAGGATTTTTACGCGGATTCAGACGCGAGACGCCTCTTTGACTGTTATCGAAGAGCTAAAGATTACCTATTTCAAAACGGAGTGTGA